AATCAAGGATTAATTTTCAGACCAACGTTTTCGATTGAGCAGGCTTTTTATCTTTCAACGCTTCCAACATCCATACATAATGGCTTAACACCTTTCCCACAGCAAATAGCTGTGGCGCATCTCACACAAAGTGAGATGAAGGAGAAAAGCCATGTGGTTTGCCGTTCGTCCTCTCCAGCGCGCCGTCGAAGTCCTTCAAACCTACGTCACTGCCCTCCAAGCAGTGCAACCAGACGCAGTCGTCAAGACACACAAAATTTCTATTGCAACTGTGCCTGATGGATCTGAAGAAGACAGTGGATTCGATCTTCCCGTCAAGGGTGTCGTGCTCGATGTCTTCGTCGATGTGACCACCGCAGAAGTGACTGGTACCACCAAACTCCTGGATGTAGGTCTTGATTCTGGCGAAGCTGGTGGTGATGCTAACGGATTCTTGACCGGCATCGACTGTGCTAGCCTTGGTCTACAGAAGGGTACTCTGCTCAATTCTGGCCAGACCTTGGGCGCATTGCTGGCTGTCGACGAAGGCGGTACTGGCGAACTTGTTCCAGAGCCTCACGTGCTCAATGGGACTGCTGTGAGCGTCACTTATACTGCCAGTGCTGCCGACTGGGCAGAATTTGTTGGCGACATCTACGTGGTCTACATCGAGATGTAGGCCGTCCACGCTTAGTTTATAGTCCCTTTCAAATACCCACATTTTTAGAACATAACACTCATGAGAGTGTTATTATCAATATGCGTACTGATGATGACCCTTTAGCAAGGTCGAAACTCAATAGAGTCTACGTAGCTAGGGTACGTATGAGGGAAGCGCGACGATCTCATACGTTGTAAGCCCAAGCGGTAGCTAGGTCGTGTTCCCGTCCGACAACGCTTCTAGCTGGCCTTAATAAAGGTTGCCTAACACAGGAGCGAGATGAAGTGTTGGGATCACAACAAGACGGGATTTTTGTCCCCATCGTCTAGCCCGGCCCAGGACACCGCCCTTTCACGGCGGCGACGCGGGTTCAAATCCCGCTGGGGACATAACAAAGGAGATATACAATGACGCAGGAAATCTACGACCGCACATATTTCGAAGACGGTTTAGCTTCTGGGAAATCGCTTTACAACGGTTTCAAATGGATCCCAGAACGATCTTTTCAAGAAGCGATGGCCATCATTGACGCTTTTTCTTTAACACGTGATGATAAGATCTTAGAATTCGGATGTGCGAAAGGCTTCCTAGTAAAAGCTCTGAGATACCTTGGCCGAGACGCATATGGATGCGATGTAAGCCGATATGCAATCTGTACAGCAGACAGCGATGTGCGCCAATATCTAAAATTATGTACTCCGTTTAACCCATTCCCATACGTTCCTGATGAATTTGATCTTATCGTTGCAAAGGATGTGCTCGAACATTTGGAAGTATCGCAACTTGATATGCTCCTAGATAAATTCAGGCCATCCTGCGAAAAGCTGTTTGTTGCTGTCCCTATCGGCGATGGTACAAAATTCATTGTTCCTGAATACAACTACGATGTCACTCACAAGATCGCAGAATCTACACAATGGTGGATCAAAAAGTTTCAGGAACATGGATACGAAATACTATCGTATAAACCTTATATGCCTGGTATGAAAAATAATTGGACGCATTATGCAAATGGAAACTGTTTCTTCAGCTTGTCAAGTGAATAGATTTTTTCAGGCCCATAGGTCAGCGGTAGACCAGTCGGCTCATAACCGATCTGTCCCAGGTTCGAACCCTGGTGGGCCTATTTTTAAAGAAATTTCATAAATGTCTTTGTGTTAGGGTGTTTGTAATGAACTTGTAGCGGCCGCAACCAACGAGGAGAATTCACAATGGCAATGACGAAGAACGAGTTCTGGGTAGTCGGTACAGCATATTTCATCAGAACAGTCACAAACTATTTCATTGGCGTCTGCATCGGGAAGGAAGAAACCGAATTGTTCATGAACAAATGTTCGTGGATTCCCGACACCGGGCACTTCCACAAGTTTGTACGAACGGGTATTATTCAGGAAGTTGAGCCATTCAATGCGGACACCGTGGTCATGCTAAACTGCGATGCCATCGTGGACGCCATCGAGTGGAAGCACGAGATTCCTACCGACGCCAAGTAATTCTCTATCCCAACAGGTAAAAACATGTCACACGTCCTCACATTTCTCGAAGGCATCGAGAATTCGGGATCCCCATCACTCAAAATAAGATTCTTAGCAAATCTAAATGACGAAAAGCGTCTAAAAACTCTAATCTATTTGACGTACAACTACTTCCATACATTTGGAATCAAAGTAAAGGAAAAGTACGACAACAAACCAACAAATCTGAAAAACGACAATTTCGAAGAATTCATGCGCTTGCTGCATTGCTATAAAAACCGTGACCTAACAGGAAATGTCGCTAGGGACGCCTGGGATCGCCTGTATTCGATCTTGAGCGACGGCGAACGTAAGTGGTACACCCGCGTTCTCAATCGCGATCTGAAGTGCGGTGTGAACATCAAGAGCATCAACAAGGCATGGCCTGGATTCATCGACGAATTCTTAATCATGCTCGCAAATCCGATAAAGGAACGAAAGATTAAGTTCCCGATTGCTGTCGAACCAAAGTTAGATGGGATGCGCGCTATTTTCTTCATCTCGAAAAAATCGGCCAAAGCACGTTCTCGAGACGGATTTCACATCCAAAGCCTTGATTTTATCGCCAAGAGGTACCAAACAGCTCTCGAAGATTTAGATACTGATACTTGGGTCATTGATGGAGAGATTTACACAAGCTCATGGAATAAGACAATCAGCCTCGTCAAGACCGAGGTTTTGCCAAAAGAAGAGAGGAATAAGATTCGTCATCATGTCTTCGATATGTTGAAGATCGAAGACTTCAACGGAGCACGTATAAAGAACTATTCAGAACGTATGACTGAATTAGACGAATTTTTCTGCGACAGCGCTGATGTTGTGAATAAATACAGTGTTCGTGTTCCGTATAAAATCATTCATAACCATGAAGAATTGACAGCATTCTACAACGAATGCCTTGAAGCTGGATACGAAGGTATCATGCTCAAGGAATTAGATAGTTACTACGAGCTGAAACGGAGTAATGCTTGGCTCAAGATGAAGCCTGAAGAAACATTCGACGGTAAGATTATTGGATTTCTTGAAGGAAAAAATAAGCACATCGGACGTCTTGGCGCTTTCAAGGTCAAGATGGAAAATGATGAGATTGTTCGTGTTGGTGGTGGCTTCACAGATAAGCAACGCGAAGAATACTGGTTAAACAAAGATATGTTACTCGGGACAATGGTAGAATTTAAAGGTCAAGGAAACGATGTTGTCACAAAATCTGCTCGTTTTGCTGTGTTCAAGCGCTTCCGCGAAGATCGAATCAAGTAATTCCGTAGACTAAAGAATAGCAAATGATACTATACTGTAATCACAGTGAGGTGATGCATGTCAGATTTTGCAATTCAATCGGACATCACGGGGCAAAAAATCAGTCTATTGAGGCTTGCTCTAATTGAACTCATCAAAGATTCACCTTTTTACGGGTATCTCCTTGTCCAGTTCAACCGCGTTGAAGATAATTCAATGGAATACATCATGGCAGTCACCATCAAGGATGGTATTCCATATCTCTACTACAATTCCGACATGATCCAAAAAGAGTATGAGGAATCTAAAACAATTCAAAGTATTGTTGGAGTATGCGAACACGAATGCTTACACATAATCTTCAAACACATTCTTCGTGTTCAAAGCAGAGACGCTGTAATCCTCGTTAATGGGCACCCAGAACTTGTGTGGAATCTTGCGACAGATATTGCCATCAATCAACTTATATCTAGAAAACTTCCATACGGAGGCGGTGTCTCATACAAACTATTTGATCTTCCACCAAGAATGTCAGCAGAAAAATACTATGACCTTCTAGTTGAGAAAGCCAAAAAGAATGGGAGTATTAATGCTCCAGGCTTTTCTTCAAGTCCAAAAAAAGGTGACGAAAGCAACGAGAATAATCAAGGAAGTAGCAAGGGTGAAGGCGAGAATGAAGGCGAGAATGAAGGCGAGAATGAAGGCGAAGGTGGAGGCGAAGGTGGAGGCGAGGGTGGAAAATGTAACGATAGTGCTGGCTTAGACGGACATGATAAGTGGAAAACTGTACCAAACGAAGACTCTAAAAAGAATGAAATCGACAACACCGTTATCAAGAATATGGTTCAACAAGCTGCAAGTTATGCTCGTCAAATTGGAAAGCTGCCTGGCAACCTTGGTCTTGTAATTAAAGATATTTTGGGTACATCTATTGTACCATGGGAAAGGATATTGAAAGAACAAATCGGAGCTACTATCAAAGCAGGACACACAAGCACTTGGAAACGCCAAAATCGCCGTCTTGGTGATTTGGTCAAGGGCAAAAAGCCTATCCGTGTTATTAGATTAACAGTCGTCATCGATACATCTGGTTCTACAATCGGCGACTTTCCACGCTTTATGACCGAGATCAACAAAATTTCAGAAGTATACCCGTGCACAATTGATATTATCGAATGTGATGCGCAAATACAAAAGCATTACAAATTAAAGAAGGGAATGAAAGTTGACCCAAATTTCATGGGACTCGGAGGAACGAACTTCAGACCAGTTTTCGAATATGTCGAAAGAAAGAAACTTGGAATAGACCTCATGATTTTTTTCACTGACATGGAGGGCGTTTTCCCACAAAAAGCACCAAAATACAAAGTAATCTGGGTTGATACCCCTGGTCCAATGCACAAACAGCCATTCGGAAAATATATCAAGATGCGCAAAAAAGGAGATAGTAATGAAGATTGATGTTTTTCAAGATTTGCTTTTAAATCTCTGCATGAAGCAGATTCACATGAACCTGCTCTTCATCGGACCAATGGGCGTCGGCAAGACATGGTGTATCGAAGAAGTTGCTGAGAGCATGAATGTTCTACTCGAAAAAGAAGAATTCGGATTCGTCGACCTTAGACTCGCAAACAACGAGCCTGGAGACATCATCGGCTTCCCGCGTGAAAAGAACGGTGTAACGTTCTGGACGCGCCCCGAATGGTTCCCAAAGCCTGGCACGCGAGGACTGCTGTTGCTCGGCGAGATCAATCGCGCGCCTATCGATGTCAGACAAGCTGTGTTTTCGCTCCTCAGCGAACGAAGACTGCACACCCATAAGCTTCCTGATGGGTGGATCATCGTGGGCGACATGAATCCTGACAATGGGGAATACCAAGTCGATACTCTCGATAAGGCTATGAACAGGCGGTTTTGTCAGATCGTTGCAACTCCCGACGCATTGTCGTGGTGCAAGTGGGCCAAGGAATATGGCGTCGACAAAAAGATCATTCAATTCATCAACGAAAACAAGAAAATGCTGTATAAGGAGGAAAGGATAGAAATTACAGCATTCCCGACTCCCGAAGGTTACAGGCTTGTCGATGAAATTCTAACAGCCGACGTCATCCCAAGCACTGACGATGCAAAGATGGAGGTCATTTCGGGCATCATCGGCGAAGATGCAGCGGTCGCTCTGGCGCCATACTTGGTGCGCCCCGTAAGAAACTGCGTGACTGCCGTTGAAATCCTCGAAGATTACGCTAACGTCGTGGATGATGTCAAAGAACAGAGCAATGACCGTATGAACAAGACTATCGACGAATTCACCATCATGTTCAGCAAAGATGGTGAGGTGCCCGAGACACATAACCAATTGAAGAACCTGATCGCATTCATGTGTGACCTCCCTGCTGAATGGCTGACGACGCTCTTGATAGGAATCAAGGGCAATAAGAAGCTTTTGAAGAAGTGTGGCGAAGATCGAAGGCTGAACAGTTATCTACAAAACATCAAGAAGCAGACAAACGCCACAAACAACGAGTAGAACATGTGGTCTTGGTTCAAAGCATCCTACATCATTCCAAAATACCAGCATGTTCTAGGTAAGGAAACGTACCTGATCTACGAAGCCTCTGACCATTACCAGATCTTAACTGGTAATGTGTCAATATTTGAACGTCAATGTCGTGAATTGAAAGTGCTTTCTGAAGGTGGTCTAACGCCTCTGTGTGTGTTCTGTAAAAACTGTGTGGCTCAATACGTAGGTAATACCGACGCCTGTGAGAAGTTCATCTACAACGGCAAGGCCAGCGACTTTTATACAGATGATACAATAAAATTGCGTCGCGGAATGGAATTTCCAATACATCTGTTAATATCTAATCCATTTGATAATACACTCTACAATAAAGGGCTTCGAACGAATCCAAAGGTCGAGATCAAATTCAGTTTCAACAGAATCAAAAACAATATGGAATTACTTCTCAATAATAGAGATAAGTTTTATAGTCAAAAAGATATTGATATTGAGATTCAATGGTTCGTAACAAAAAGATTCATTGTATCAGAAGATCCTAATATTTCACGCCAATACATTGCAAAGATTGCGAAGCTATATAAATCTTTCAAAAACCTAACATATAAGGAATTCAACGACGGCATCAAGAATGGTACCATATGAGAAAAGAAAAATACCCACCTATTTCTTACGAAACAGCGAGTGAACTTTGGTCTCATAT
The sequence above is drawn from the Pseudomonadota bacterium genome and encodes:
- a CDS encoding AAA family ATPase, whose protein sequence is MKIDVFQDLLLNLCMKQIHMNLLFIGPMGVGKTWCIEEVAESMNVLLEKEEFGFVDLRLANNEPGDIIGFPREKNGVTFWTRPEWFPKPGTRGLLLLGEINRAPIDVRQAVFSLLSERRLHTHKLPDGWIIVGDMNPDNGEYQVDTLDKAMNRRFCQIVATPDALSWCKWAKEYGVDKKIIQFINENKKMLYKEERIEITAFPTPEGYRLVDEILTADVIPSTDDAKMEVISGIIGEDAAVALAPYLVRPVRNCVTAVEILEDYANVVDDVKEQSNDRMNKTIDEFTIMFSKDGEVPETHNQLKNLIAFMCDLPAEWLTTLLIGIKGNKKLLKKCGEDRRLNSYLQNIKKQTNATNNE
- a CDS encoding class I SAM-dependent methyltransferase is translated as MTQEIYDRTYFEDGLASGKSLYNGFKWIPERSFQEAMAIIDAFSLTRDDKILEFGCAKGFLVKALRYLGRDAYGCDVSRYAICTADSDVRQYLKLCTPFNPFPYVPDEFDLIVAKDVLEHLEVSQLDMLLDKFRPSCEKLFVAVPIGDGTKFIVPEYNYDVTHKIAESTQWWIKKFQEHGYEILSYKPYMPGMKNNWTHYANGNCFFSLSSE